The Candidatus Neomarinimicrobiota bacterium DNA segment CATCTTATAGATTTACTTGAGATTGAAGAAAAGATAAGTGCAGGCAGATGTAGAGAGCTTGCCAATGAAGCAATAAAGGGTATTTTTTCCAGAGGCAAAATACCAATATTAGTTGGTGGTGCGGGATTATACATAAAAGCAATTGTAAAAGGACTATTTAAAAGCAGTAGGACTGATCAGTTAATCAGAGAAGAGATAAGACAGGAATTAAAAAAACGCGGTAATATTTATTTGTATAACAAACTTGTGGACATTGATCCTGATTATGCACTGAAAATTCATATAAATGATGCAAAACGTATAACAAGGGCACTGGAACTTTATAAAATGACAGGTAAAAAACCCAGTGAACTTTTTAAGGAGGGATCGGTCACCTTACCGTATAATTTTAGAATATTCATTTTAAATACAAAAAGGGATTATCTATATGATAGGATAAATAAAAGAGTTGATTTAATGATTCAGGAAGGATTAATTGATGAGGTAAGGAGTTTTTTGAAGCAGGGGAAAAGAAGTCATCTTGAATATTTATTAACTCTGGGCTATAAAGAGGTCATTCATTATCTGGATAATAAATGTACGAAAGAGGAGATGATAGAAAATTTGAAAAAGAATACAAGGCAATATGCTAAAAGGCAGTTGACTTGGTTCAGACATCAGCTTGATGGCAAATGGATTGATGTGAAACCAGGAGAAGAGCCTGTGCAGGTGGCTGATAGAATTTTAAAAATTTTAATAGATGCAGAAAACTAATAGATTTTATTATTTTATTAGAATAAATTCTATGATGAAAATGATCATAAGCCGCGGATTCAAAAGGAAAATTATTGAAGCGGAAGAGTGGGATAAGAAATTTTCAAATACCCCACACTTTCGAATTCTTATTAAAAAAGATAACCATAGAAGACAAATTTAATCCACCTTTTAAGGTGGATTTTTTTTAATTGGAGAGAAGATATGAATGAGAGGGTTAAATTAAAAGTAGCCGATGAAAATAGTATAAACAGAACAATTACAAGGCTTACCCATGAGATACTTGAGAAAAATAAAGGTATATACAATCTGGTAATCGTGGGCATAAGGACAAGAGGAGAGTATATTGCAAAGAGGGTTGCCGAGAAAATAGAGAAAATTGAGAACGTTAAAATGCAGATAGGAGTGCTTGATGTGGTGCTTTACCGGGATGATCTAAGATTAAGAACGAAAATACCAAAAGTACAGATAAGCGATATTCCATTCGAAATTGATGATAAGACTGTTGTATTGGTTGATGATGTAATCTATACTGGCAGGACTACACGTGCAGCACTCGATGCTTTAGTTGATTACGGTAGACCTGCGAAGATACAGTTAGCGGTTCTTGTTGATCGTGGTGGTAGGGAGATGCCAATTTGCCCTGATTATATAGGTATGAAGTTACCAGTATCTGTTGGTGAGGAAGTCAGAGTTAAAGTAAAAGAAGTAGACGGTGAAGATGGAGTTTTTATAGTGGAGGTGGTAGATGAGTCTTAGTATAGAGCATTTGTTAGGATTAGATGGTGTGCCAAAGGAAGATATAGAGGCGATACTTGAAACAGCATTTTCATTTAGAGAGGTTCTAGAAAGACCTATAAAAAAGGTGCCCTCACTTCAGGGTAAAACAGTCGTAAATCTATTTTTTGAACCATCAACTAGGACAAGGCTATCCTTTGAAATAGCTGAAAAGAGACTGTCGGCTGATATTATAAACTTTTCGGCAAGTGTGAGCAGTTTGGAAAAGGGTGAAAGTTTAAAAGATACAGTACAGAATATACTAGCCATGAAGGTTGATGGAATAGTAATAAGGCATTCGGACCCTGGTGCCGCAAAACTACTTACAAAATTTGTAGATGCCGCAGTAATAAATGCTGGAGATGGGACTCATGAGCATCCCACACAGGCTTTACTTGATATGATGTCGATAAAGGAAAAGCTGGGTACACTTGAGGATATTAATGTAGCAATAGTTGGAGACATAAAGCACAGTAGAGTTGCTCTTTCGAATATATTTGGATTAAAAACAATGGGAGCCAATGTGTTTTTGTGTGGACCTCCCACGTTTATTCCTGTAGGAGTTGAGACCCTTGGTGTACGTGTTTTAAAGGATATTGATGAGGTTCTGGAAATTGCAGATGTAGTAAATGTTTTGAGAATTCAGAGAGAGAGACAGGGTAGGGGATATATCCCATCTTTGAGGGAATACAGAGCTCGTTTTGGATTGACGAAAGAAAGGCTTGATAAAATAAAAAGGAGGCTTGTCATTATGCATCCTGGTCCTATGAACAGAGGTGTAGAGATAGATTCTGAAGTTGCTGAAAGCGAGCACTCAATTATATTGCATCAAGTTCTGAATGGAGTAGCGGTAAGGATGGCAGTGTTGTTTCTACTACTTGGTGGAAAGAAGGAGTAAAAAAATGAAAATAAAAAAATTAGAAAAGAAGGTTTTATTAAAAAATGGTCTGGTAGTTGATTTTGACAATCGTGATTTTATTAAAAAAGACATTTTAATAATAGATGGAAAAATTAGAGAAATAAAGGAAAGTATCAATGTGGGCGATGATTATAAGGTTTATGATTTGAAAGGATATGTAATATCCCCAGGATTTATAGACGTGCATGTGCATTTTAGAGAGCCGGGTTATGAAAATGCGGAGACGCTTGAGACAGGGTCAAAAGCCGCGCTGGCAGGTGGCTTTTCACATGTTTTTTGTATGCCGAATACAGAGCCTCCGATTGACAATGCGGAGATGGTAAAATATGTTTATGAAAGGTCAGAATCACTCCCTATCAACATTTATCCAATAGCTGCTATAACAAAGGGGAGGAAGGGACAGGAGATAACAGAGATGGCAGAGATTGCCGAGTTTGGTGCAATGGCTTTTTCGGACGATGGTAGTTATGTCCAGAATCCACTGGTTATGAGATTAGCAATGGAATATTCAAAGCTTGTCAATCGACCAATTGTTGATCATGCTGAAGATGAATTGTTAAAAGATAATGGTGTTATGAATGAAAGTGAAGTCTCTACGAGACTAGGACTTAAAGGAAATCCAGCTGTTGCGGAAGAGATTGCAGTTTATAGAGACATAGCTCTGGCTAAATTCACAGGTGCGCATATACATATTGCTCATGTTACAACCGCAAAAGCTGTTGAGTTAATAAGGAAAGCAAAAGCAGAGGGCGTCAAGGTTACAGCGGAGGTTACTCCACATCACTTAGTGTTAACAGAAGACTATATGATTGATTTTGATGCCAATGGGAAAGTGCAACCTCCTCTGAGAAACAAAAAAGATGTGGAAGCGCTTATTGAAGGATTGAAAGATGGTACGATTGATATAATTGCAACTGATCATGCGCCACACCCCATAGAAACCAAAGAAACGACAATAAATGAAGCTTCAAGTGGTATGATAGGGCTTGAATCTGCATTTGGATTACTCGTTACGCACCTTGTGCATGAACGAAAGATTCCATTGATAGATATACTTGAAAAAATTACGATTAATCCAATGAAAATTTTTAATATACCAGCATCTGGTATTGAAGTGGGCAAAGAAGCCAACGTAACCATATTTGATTCCGATGAGTGGTGGATATTCAAAAGGGAAAATATTTATTCAAAATCATATAACACTCCCTTTATCGGTTGTGAATTGTTAGGTAAAGTAAAGCATGTAATAAACAAGAATTTTATCTCAATTATGGATAATGAATAATAGTTTTCTGAGTTATCTTTTATTTTTTTAATATTTAACTAATATAACTTCTGGTTTAATTACCTTAGGTTTAATTCAAGAAATAGTTGAATAGAGGCCTATTTACAAAAAGTTTACATAAAATTTACTCTTATTTAATACTCATTTTGTTAAATACGATGTAATTTCACAGTTCTGATGAAAAATGAGAGGAAGTTATGAAAAAACTGATTATAGTTACAATTTTAATCTTATCAGTCTTTTTTAGAGCAAATCCTGCCGATCTTATAGGAGCAGGAGCCACATTTCCATATCTATTGTATTCGAAAATGTTCAGTGAATATAAGAAGCAATATGGAATAAAAGTCAATTACCAGGCAATTGGTTCTGGAGGGGGCGTAAGGCAGATAAGGGAAAAGACTGTTGATTTTGGTGCTTCAGATGCGTTTTTGAGTGATGAAGAAATGAAAATGTTTTCCGATGAGGTAGTCCACATCCCTATATGTGCTGGTGCTGTAGTGATTACCTATAATCTACCTGGGAATCCAGAGTTAAAACTTTCCCAGGATGTTATAGCGGATATATTTCTTGGAAAGATAACAAAATGGAATGATCCGAAGATACAAAAGTTGAATCCAGAGGTTAAGTTGCCCAATCTAAAGGTTTTAGTTGTGCACAGGTCTGATGGTAGTGGTACGACATATATTTTTAGCGATTATCTAAGTAAGATTAGTAAGGAGTGGAAAAAGAAAGTCGGTGCCGGTAAGTCTTTGCGATGGCCTGTTGGGGTTGGAGCAAAAGGTAATTCTGGTGTTACAGGGATGATAAAACAAATCCCTGGTACTATAGGCTATGTAGAGTTTGCTTATGCTTTACAGAATCGGTTGCCGATAGCACTTATTAAAAATAAAAGTGGCAAATTCATAAAACCCTCTATTGAAACAGTAAAATTATCTGCGGAAACTAAGCTACCAGATGATATGAGAGTATCCCTTACAGATACAGATGCACCTGAAGGATATCCTATCACCGGCTTTACATGGTTAATTGTCTACAAAGAATTAAAGAATGGTGGTTTAACATATGAAAAAGCGAAAGAGCTGATAAATCTTCTCTGGTGGATGGTCCATGATGGACAAAAGTATACAGTAAATTTACATTATGCTCCTCTTTCTGATTTAGCTCAAAAAAAAGCAGAAATTATACTAAGGTCAATAACTTATGAGGGTAAAAAATTACTTGACTAAGATTAGCAGGATTAGATGAATATCGATAAAATTTTCAAAGCTGGATTATTTTTGGCTGGTTTTATAACGATGCTACTGATTATTGCTTCTTTTATATCTCTATTGATTGAAAGTATACCTGCTATAAAAGCCTTTGGGATAAGATTTTTAACCTCATCGACCTGGGATCCAGTTTTAGAAGAATTTGGATTTTTACCATTTTTTATCGGGACGTTATTAACATCCATTATGGCACTTCTGATATCTATTCCCTTTTCTCTTGCTGTATCTCTTTTTCTTAGTGAGTATTTTAAATCAGGGATAATAAGTAAAATATTGAATTATGCAACCGACTTGCTTTCTGGAATACCATCGGTAATATATGGATTCTGGGGTCTATTTGTGCTGATGCCTGTCGTTAGATATATTGAAATGAAATTGGGGATAATTCCATACGGAGTTGGAATATTAACTGCTTCATTAATCCTATCAATTATGATAATTCCTTTCTCTTCTTCTGTGGCAAGAGAGGTTATAAGGCTTGTTCCTAGTGATATAAAAGAAGCTGCATATTCTATGGGAGCGACCCATTTTGAAGTTATAAGAAAAATTATCCTTCCCTATTCAAAATCTGGTATATTTGCCGGTATAATGCTTGCATTTGGCAGGGCTCTTGGTGAAACAATGGCGGTTACTATGGTTATTGGGAATGCAAATAGAATTCCCAAATCTCTTTTTGAACCAGGGAATACTCTTGCTTCGGTAATTGCTAATGAATTTGCTGAAGCTTCCAGCGATATTCATCTTAGTGCATTAATAGAGCTTGGTTTACTTCTTTTCATTGTTACTCTTATTATAAATTTTGCCGGGAGTCTTGTAATTAAGAGGTTTGAAATTGAAAAATAATATAGGGAAAAGAATATTTTTAAACCATTTGTTTAAGGTGCTGATAATATCTCTATCTCTATTTACAATTATCCCATTATTTTTAATTCTATATCACATAGTAAAAAACGGCATAAGTGTTATTGATTTTGAATTTTTTATAAGATTGCCCAAACCACCAGGAGAGGAAGGCGGGGGAATTTTACATTCACTTGTTGGGACTTTAATCCTTGTTATAATAGCTTTCATTATTGCTACTCCATTGGGGATATTTACCGGTGTTTTTCTGGCTGAAGTTAAAGACAGGTTTAGTAACAATTTAAGATTTTTAATAAATATAATACAGGGAATCCCATCGATTGTGATAGGAATCCTCGTTTACATCTGGATTGTTATTCCAATGGGTGGTTTTAGTGCATTTGCAGGTGGTGTCGCATTAGCGATTATGATGCTGCCAGTGGTAATTAAATCAACAGAAGAAACTATAAAGATGATTCCTGATACATTGAAGGAGGCCTCCTATTCTCTTGGAGTTAACTATACACGGACAATATTAAAAGTGGTAATTCCCTCGGGATTTGGTGGTATAGCCTCTGGATTAATTGTAGCTATATCAAGAGTTGCTGGTGAAACCGCTCCGCTTTTGTTCACTGCCTTTGGTAGTTCATTTTTGAATGTTAATCCTTTTAAACCTATTGATGCATTGCC contains these protein-coding regions:
- the miaA gene encoding tRNA (adenosine(37)-N6)-dimethylallyltransferase MiaA — protein: MKSIKDLVENKIVPVITGPTAIGKTDVGIAIAKKINGEIISVDSRQIYKGLDIGTSKPTLRQQSEISHHLIDLLEIEEKISAGRCRELANEAIKGIFSRGKIPILVGGAGLYIKAIVKGLFKSSRTDQLIREEIRQELKKRGNIYLYNKLVDIDPDYALKIHINDAKRITRALELYKMTGKKPSELFKEGSVTLPYNFRIFILNTKRDYLYDRINKRVDLMIQEGLIDEVRSFLKQGKRSHLEYLLTLGYKEVIHYLDNKCTKEEMIENLKKNTRQYAKRQLTWFRHQLDGKWIDVKPGEEPVQVADRILKILIDAEN
- the pyrR gene encoding bifunctional pyr operon transcriptional regulator/uracil phosphoribosyltransferase PyrR; this translates as MNERVKLKVADENSINRTITRLTHEILEKNKGIYNLVIVGIRTRGEYIAKRVAEKIEKIENVKMQIGVLDVVLYRDDLRLRTKIPKVQISDIPFEIDDKTVVLVDDVIYTGRTTRAALDALVDYGRPAKIQLAVLVDRGGREMPICPDYIGMKLPVSVGEEVRVKVKEVDGEDGVFIVEVVDES
- a CDS encoding aspartate carbamoyltransferase catalytic subunit; amino-acid sequence: MSLSIEHLLGLDGVPKEDIEAILETAFSFREVLERPIKKVPSLQGKTVVNLFFEPSTRTRLSFEIAEKRLSADIINFSASVSSLEKGESLKDTVQNILAMKVDGIVIRHSDPGAAKLLTKFVDAAVINAGDGTHEHPTQALLDMMSIKEKLGTLEDINVAIVGDIKHSRVALSNIFGLKTMGANVFLCGPPTFIPVGVETLGVRVLKDIDEVLEIADVVNVLRIQRERQGRGYIPSLREYRARFGLTKERLDKIKRRLVIMHPGPMNRGVEIDSEVAESEHSIILHQVLNGVAVRMAVLFLLLGGKKE
- a CDS encoding dihydroorotase, translating into MKIKKLEKKVLLKNGLVVDFDNRDFIKKDILIIDGKIREIKESINVGDDYKVYDLKGYVISPGFIDVHVHFREPGYENAETLETGSKAALAGGFSHVFCMPNTEPPIDNAEMVKYVYERSESLPINIYPIAAITKGRKGQEITEMAEIAEFGAMAFSDDGSYVQNPLVMRLAMEYSKLVNRPIVDHAEDELLKDNGVMNESEVSTRLGLKGNPAVAEEIAVYRDIALAKFTGAHIHIAHVTTAKAVELIRKAKAEGVKVTAEVTPHHLVLTEDYMIDFDANGKVQPPLRNKKDVEALIEGLKDGTIDIIATDHAPHPIETKETTINEASSGMIGLESAFGLLVTHLVHERKIPLIDILEKITINPMKIFNIPASGIEVGKEANVTIFDSDEWWIFKRENIYSKSYNTPFIGCELLGKVKHVINKNFISIMDNE
- the pstS gene encoding phosphate ABC transporter substrate-binding protein PstS — its product is MKKLIIVTILILSVFFRANPADLIGAGATFPYLLYSKMFSEYKKQYGIKVNYQAIGSGGGVRQIREKTVDFGASDAFLSDEEMKMFSDEVVHIPICAGAVVITYNLPGNPELKLSQDVIADIFLGKITKWNDPKIQKLNPEVKLPNLKVLVVHRSDGSGTTYIFSDYLSKISKEWKKKVGAGKSLRWPVGVGAKGNSGVTGMIKQIPGTIGYVEFAYALQNRLPIALIKNKSGKFIKPSIETVKLSAETKLPDDMRVSLTDTDAPEGYPITGFTWLIVYKELKNGGLTYEKAKELINLLWWMVHDGQKYTVNLHYAPLSDLAQKKAEIILRSITYEGKKLLD
- the pstC gene encoding phosphate ABC transporter permease subunit PstC; the encoded protein is MNIDKIFKAGLFLAGFITMLLIIASFISLLIESIPAIKAFGIRFLTSSTWDPVLEEFGFLPFFIGTLLTSIMALLISIPFSLAVSLFLSEYFKSGIISKILNYATDLLSGIPSVIYGFWGLFVLMPVVRYIEMKLGIIPYGVGILTASLILSIMIIPFSSSVAREVIRLVPSDIKEAAYSMGATHFEVIRKIILPYSKSGIFAGIMLAFGRALGETMAVTMVIGNANRIPKSLFEPGNTLASVIANEFAEASSDIHLSALIELGLLLFIVTLIINFAGSLVIKRFEIEK
- the pstA gene encoding phosphate ABC transporter permease PstA — translated: MKNNIGKRIFLNHLFKVLIISLSLFTIIPLFLILYHIVKNGISVIDFEFFIRLPKPPGEEGGGILHSLVGTLILVIIAFIIATPLGIFTGVFLAEVKDRFSNNLRFLINIIQGIPSIVIGILVYIWIVIPMGGFSAFAGGVALAIMMLPVVIKSTEETIKMIPDTLKEASYSLGVNYTRTILKVVIPSGFGGIASGLIVAISRVAGETAPLLFTAFGSSFLNVNPFKPIDALPLLVFNYAMSLYESWHRIAWGASFVLLVFVLILNVLVKIAGAKWRTRF